Below is a genomic region from Henckelia pumila isolate YLH828 chromosome 3, ASM3356847v2, whole genome shotgun sequence.
ATGTCACTGAATATTTCATATAAAGACATTTATGTGCGCTATTAAATACCATTATTCTTGCAGTGTGTTTTTAATGATTTGTCAATGGAGGTTGAATACAATTTATTTGTTGTCTCAGTGGTCAACAACCAAATGTTGCCCGGATTTGTATGCTAGAATATATTTAATCTTTAATAATTGTAGTTAGATGTCCAATTCCTTTCCATTGTCATCATTCTAATTTTTGTATGTGTTCATTGGTTTTAATgagtttattataaaaattttaagcaAAAGATTTGGCTTCCGTTTGAAAATGTATttataaaacatttttataaaagtattttttgaaaaaaaattctaaaatgtTTTTAgagttgttttaaaaataaatattatttggacaactattctataaaaatattttaacatttcaaaagttATGTTGTTCATCTTTGCATTCCATAATTTCATTCTAAAAACACGTTtaagtgttctttaaaaactatatttgaagaaaaaattttcaaaaacattttacaataattttatccaaacacatactttaagtttttttcatttaaaaacGTATTTAAAGTACATTTTCGAACGGAACTTTGTATGTTTGATTGCATTGACAAATAACTGCTCGTTTTATTTTCTATTTGATAGAGAACTTCAATGGGTTTAAAACAATGAAAACCTATACCGCGAGTGTTTTTACATTGACAATTAATGCACTCTTGCAGAGATAAGCTAAAAATAAATATTGGTTCAGACGAAATTGGAGTACTTCCCTTGCATTAAACagctaaaaaaaaaagactGAAAATCGATTTCTACTGCTCGTAGTTGTCATTAATCATAACTATAAGAATGATCTGGTACTTCCCTTGCACTCCATTCATTTTGGTTTTCTACTAAAATTTATGAGTAGCAAATCGTCCACTAAATTGGCAGACAAAGTTTCATATGGGTTGATTGGACATAATTTTTTTGTATacctataataataataacataataTCACAATAGTTATATGTTAacctatacatatatattgaaATTAGTCTCACGTATTATATTACAAACAACGGTTATGCATTACTAATAGATTTGGTGTGGCATATATCGAATTACAATTTCTTTTGCATCTTGGTGAAAAAATACCCTTTTATTTGgtcaaataaaaaattctcTTTCCATTTTCTCCACGTTAGCTCCACCCTATCTCAACTAAACTTTTCAGGTTTTATGAATtatgatttcaaagaattatCAAATATTCATTTTTAAAGGCGGAAATAAaagatttttcaaatttatcgATCGAATCTTAGGTATAAATATTCAAGAATGAATTTTAAGTTACATTACATATAGTTATTACATATTTTGAAGATATACCAACATGTTTGATGTAAACTAGTTTTGTACAAAATTTGTCAATTTatttggaaacaaatgaagtttttttttttttgaaccaaACGAAAGTAGCGTTTGAAAGAACTTTTAAAAAGTATTTCTCGACCTTTTGTTGTTatgaaattttgtaaaattttataaGGAAAAACTGAGAAACACTTGGTGAAAGTACCCCAAAACAAACAATGCCCAAGTTTGTTTGCCACGAATCCATATTTGGGGGACAATTGCATTGTACCGCCCTATATTAGCTTAATGTGGCACGTAGCTCCTTGAACTAAATCAATAGGCTTTTTAGTCTTTCAATTTCTCAAATAAAAGCTCACGTGCCCCAATTACAATTTCgtaatatttttaagaacaaataCGAcgacccattttttttttttacactgaCTACCCTTTTTATATGTGAAtgttttagattaaaaaaaaaccctGTGAAACCCTACCCAcaaatcataaataaaacttCTTGGGAAAAAAATGTCAAGACCATCGATTCTACCACAGATCGTCTGGCAATGAAAACCCTGTGAAACCCTACCCACAAATCATCAACAATCGATTAAACTTTTTAGAGTTTTTGAGGGAAGCAAAAAAGTAAAGCAAGTGCCAGAAGCAAAAGTAAAGTAATTTCAACCAAGAAAGACCCAACTCGGGAAGCAAAAAAAAAGTAAGTATTTGTTGTTCAATGAGAGTTTTTAAAGGAAATTTCGATGAAATCTGAAGAACTATTTTGGGAAAATCTTGTGGATTGACAAAAATATGGTAGTGCCAGAAAATGTTTTTGTTGAACGTGAATGTGATCCACTTGAGCCATATATACTTGGAGATATTTCTGTACCTATTGATCGTGAATCTTTCGGAAAAGAAGCTGATGAGAGTCATAACACATCCATAAGAAAGGGACTTAAACATAAATGTTCAAGATGTCTGGAACTTGGCCACAAAAAAGCATCATGCACCAATCCTATTCATCCCAAGTCAAAGATGTACAAGGTAAGGTTGAAAGCATGGTCACACGTGAATTTCTTATACTATGTATTTGCAAATACATTAATTGAACTTCTTTTTCTTGTAGGTTGATGATCATCCAAGTGGGGCTCTACAAAAACCCACACAACCAACACATACAGGGACAACATCACAAGCATCAAACATCTCTGTTCAGGTATTTAAACTTGTGTTTTAGTGGCTGtaacaaaatatatttaaaaaataaatcattttgaCAGGAGTTGGATGCAGCAGCTAGAAACATCCAAAAATCAGATGGTATTGTAAGTGCGAGTGCATGGTCAAGTGCTATTATATATGCATCGGGTCAAGCAGTATATTCAAACTCGAGCGCAAAGGCTAATACATATCCATCAAGTAAGGCAACAAATGCAAGCTCCAGTGCAAGGGCTGATGGTGGTAGTAGCCATGGTTGAGATGCAAGTGCTGATTGTGATAGGAGCAGTAGTTGAGATGCAAGTTTTGATTGTTGGCAAATTTGATGTTTTTAGAAGTATTAAACTTACCattattatttcatgaaaatatgaatattgTTATTGTGGAGAATGTAATAGACCACGAATGTTGTTATTTCACacatgttttcaaattttgattattatattttgatgattataAAGTATATATGGATGATAAATTTTAtgcattttcaattttttgattttttgtttgatattttctgattGAAccgataattataattaaaaaaaaaagatcaagCATGTGTTTGTTTAAAGACACCtcataaatatgatttaaaaacaAATTAGAATATACCCAAACTTTTCTCGACATGTTCTAGTAAAGAAATGAATTTAAACAAATGTCCATTCAGCTCATGTGAGTTCACCattaatttgataaaaatattattttactcTTGGGCTTAAGGGCATTTCCGTATATTTATGAGATGTGAGAGGAAAAAAAAACACCAGATGCGTTTCAGGCGCGTGCATATAAAATGCAAGATAGAGAGTGTTGTCAgccataattttgaaaaataaaggaCAAGCTAGCCTATTAATTAAATACAAGGGTTATTTACTACTTTTTCCTATTACAGGGGTCCCTTGCAGCCCCCATATTTGGAGACAAATTGAGTGAGTATGTATGCCGCTTAAATATTtcataatattcaaattattttctttttttcaaaATCTTTGCAAACTGACTTCGAAGTTTGGGATCACAGAACAGAAGAATTCATTAAACGTCATCTCTTTCAAGTTCCTTCACGGTTAATGGCAGCGGCGGAGAGTTCTCCCAAGAAACAATTACCCGCAAATGGTAAAGGGAAGTTCAAGAGCCGCCCAAAGCCTTGTGCTGTTCGGGATTTCCCCAGAAACTGTGGCCCCTCGAAACCTAACACTGCGACCCATTCGCTTTGGTTCAAGAATATGGAGACGCCAAAGATTTTAGATGATATTTCTAAGGAAATGGGCGGACAGAATGAGCAGAAACTTGGTTTACTTGAAGCGGTTTGGGAAAATGCTTTAGAGAAAGTAGCAGAAATTATCGCTTTGGCCCGTGAGTTTTATTGCTGTTTTGGGGAAAATGCTTTAGAGAAAGTAGCAGAAATTATCGCTTTGGCCCGTGAGTTTTATTGCTGTTTTGGATTGTGAGTGTtctacttttaaaaaaatttaacagaTATTGTTGTTTTTGCAGTGCAAAAGCCATTACTGGAGGCAATGAAAACTGTAGAAGATGGGGTCGTATCCAAGATTTTGTTTGAAGGTGTTGATGGACAGTATTTCGGTGAAAAGTTTTCTGAAATTGGTGTTGGGGtccaagaaaaaaataatactgAAGGAGAAGGGGTGGTGGGCGAGGTTTTGTTTAAATCTGTTTATGGAAATAATATGGAAGAAAATTTTGGGGAAGGTGGTGCTAATATGGATTTGAGAAGGGTTCGAGAAAAAGTTAGTACTGGAACAGAAATGGAGTGGGATGATCTTGGAGATGAATTTATGGAAACTGAAGGAGAAGGGGTGGTGGGCGAGATTTTGTCTAAAAGTGTTGGTGGACAAAATATGGATGAAAAAGGTTCAGAAAAAGACCCTGAAGGTGGTCCGGATATGAATTTGAGAAGTGTTCAAGAAAAGGATAATACTGGATTAGGACTGGAGTGGCAAGATCTTGGAGATGATTTTTACGTTTTATCTTCTCAAGGAGTGAAATTTGGGGGACCGTGTTTTGAGAAAGGATTGCGTGCCAAAGCTTTAATGACCGAAAATCATGCCAAGTTGGACGGAGACGGTGCTGATGTAGTAGGATATCAAGGAACTGATATTATTGTTTTGGAGGATGATGATTGTGATGGAGAGGTTTCTATTTCTGAAAGGAAGGGAAAAGTTTGTCGGGAAAATTTGCAGGAGCCTAAGTTTGTGGGTTTGGATCGGTACGAGGTTGAAAAGGAACAAGATGAATCCATGGGTAACTTTACAACAGGTGATAATCTTGCATGTGTTGAGTGTAAGGATTCATGTAATGATCAGCCTAAATCCTATCGAACACTAGAAGAATTAGTCAATTCGTGTATTGTGAAGCATGATCGACCTGAGGGATGTAAGGTGAGGGAAGCTTTACTGAAGTTTGAAGAGTATTTTAAGGCACTACAAAGGGAGCGGAAAAAGCGAAAAGCAGAGATGGGAGAAGAAAAAAAAGGTAAAAATAATGCACATATAGAAGCAGCAGGGCGTGTCAAGGCTGAAGGAATGTGGATTTCTGTTCGGAAGCCTTTTGGGCATATACCAGGCATTGAAATTGGTGACACTTTTCGATTCAGGGCACAACTTGCGGTTGTTGGTCTACACCGCCAGATGATGTGTGGAATAGATTACGTAACTATTGGGGATGAAAAGTTCGCTACCTGTGTCGTAGATTCTGGTCGTTACGAGAATGAGGCTAAACCTAATGATTCTTTGATATATTCGGGTCAAGGTGGGAATCCGAAGTTAGTTGACAAAGCTGCTGATCAAAAGCTCATAAAGGGAAATCTTGCTATGGTGAATAGCATGGAAATGAGATATCCAGTAAGAGTTATCCGTAAAAGAATGACTGGGATGGAATCTCATGTTTTTGGCCATTTTAATGACTCGAAGTATTTATATTTGTATGATGGGCTTTACATGGTAACTAATTATTGGCAAGATAGAGATGAAAATGGTAGTTTGGTGTTCAAATTTGAATTAACTAGAATGCCAGGCCAACCAAGACCTCGCCAAACTGTAGCTAAGTATGGAAAATTTTTACCTCGGAAGGAAATTTGCATTATATATGATGTATCTCAAGGACTGGAGAATCGTCCAATTCGGGTTATGAATGGAATCGATGATCTTAGACCCCCACCTTTCGCATACATAAACAAGATCATTTATCCGGAATGGTATAGGGGTGTGGAATCGGTTGGCTGCGACTGCGTAAATGGTTGCTCGGATTCTCATCAATGTCCATGTGTTGTGAGGAATGGAGGAGAGATTCCATTCAATGAAAAGGGTTCGATTGTTAGATCAAGAACCATAGTTTATGAGTGTGGCCCGAATTGCAAATGCCCCCCTTCTTGTATGAGTAGAGTCAGCCAACATGGCCCTAGAATCCAGTTGGAGATTTTTAAGACGAAAGAAAGAGGGTGGGGATTAAGAACACGAGACTATGTGACATCCGGTAGTTTCATATGCGAATATATCGGAGAGTTGCTACAAGAGAAGGAAGCGGAGCAAAGAATTGGTGAAGATGAATACCTCTTTGATATTGGTGATGGTCATGAGGAATATGGGGAATTGGAAGGCCTTGTTGATTCAGGAAACCACGATGTCTTTGCTATTGATGCGGGTAAGTTTGGAAACGTGGGAAGATTTGTTAAACATAGTTGTTCTCCTAACATGTATGCTCAAGAGGTTCTTTATGATCACTATGACAAGAAAATGCCACACATTATGTTTTTTGCAACCAGGAACATCCCTGCTTTACATGAGCTTACATGTAATTACAATTATAAGATAGATCGAGTTTGTGATGTGAATGGAAATATTAAGAAGAAGCATTGCTTTTGTGGTTCACGCAATTGCAAAGGAAGAATGTATTAGGAAAACGTTATTTAGGGCTTATGTTTTGTTTTCAGAGAAATTTGTGTCTATGATGCTGGTGGTTCTAGTTCTTAGGCTGGTGATGTTAATCTTTACTTTCTGTTGTATGCATTATATTGTTGACTTGTTGTGTTGTATAGTGATAATGAGCTCGTTTGGGAACGGTTTATAGTTTagaaaaaacacttatttttttaaaaaagtgatTTTCTTAAAAAGTTATGTGATTGTAGGGGTGTCAATTCGGGTAGATCGGTTGGGTTCGGGTCGGATTGgcgaaaataaattttaaacattTCTCAACCCGAACCCGAGCCAACCCGAAAATGGCCAACCCGAACTCGAACCCGACTAACCTGACTAACCCGATCAACCCGAACCAacatgattttttaattttttaatttttttaacaaaataattaaataaaaattcaaaacacacaataataatagtaatatttaatttaatgacaTAAGAACAAAATCTAagtttatataatatttaaatttgaaactGTAGTTGTagaatatttaaagtatatacttactacaaaaaaaaataaaaattgtacaaaataaatGTTAAATGACTAAAATCTATTATATTAACTAGTAAAAGTGCACATGCTATGCGAGTGAGGTCAATATAACataaatcaaattcattttAGTTTCATTCAATATGGGAGAAGTGGGTGCAGTTATTAATAATGTGGTAGAATGCAGTTCTCAAAATGCAAGgtagttttttttgtttttgtttttcaccTATTTTTACCCTCTTTTTTCAatgtaaatatattaaattttaaataactatCAAGGGTTAAatagtaaatatattttggtgtcATCAAAACGCACCAAAGTAGTTTTTAAAGG
It encodes:
- the LOC140892779 gene encoding histone-lysine N-methyltransferase, H3 lysine-9 specific SUVH5-like produces the protein MAAAESSPKKQLPANGKGKFKSRPKPCAVRDFPRNCGPSKPNTATHSLWFKNMETPKILDDISKEMGGQNEQKLGLLEAVWENALEKVAEIIALAREFYCCFGENALEKVAEIIALALQKPLLEAMKTVEDGVVSKILFEGVDGQYFGEKFSEIGVGVQEKNNTEGEGVVGEVLFKSVYGNNMEENFGEGGANMDLRRVREKVSTGTEMEWDDLGDEFMETEGEGVVGEILSKSVGGQNMDEKGSEKDPEGGPDMNLRSVQEKDNTGLGLEWQDLGDDFYVLSSQGVKFGGPCFEKGLRAKALMTENHAKLDGDGADVVGYQGTDIIVLEDDDCDGEVSISERKGKVCRENLQEPKFVGLDRYEVEKEQDESMGNFTTGDNLACVECKDSCNDQPKSYRTLEELVNSCIVKHDRPEGCKVREALLKFEEYFKALQRERKKRKAEMGEEKKGKNNAHIEAAGRVKAEGMWISVRKPFGHIPGIEIGDTFRFRAQLAVVGLHRQMMCGIDYVTIGDEKFATCVVDSGRYENEAKPNDSLIYSGQGGNPKLVDKAADQKLIKGNLAMVNSMEMRYPVRVIRKRMTGMESHVFGHFNDSKYLYLYDGLYMVTNYWQDRDENGSLVFKFELTRMPGQPRPRQTVAKYGKFLPRKEICIIYDVSQGLENRPIRVMNGIDDLRPPPFAYINKIIYPEWYRGVESVGCDCVNGCSDSHQCPCVVRNGGEIPFNEKGSIVRSRTIVYECGPNCKCPPSCMSRVSQHGPRIQLEIFKTKERGWGLRTRDYVTSGSFICEYIGELLQEKEAEQRIGEDEYLFDIGDGHEEYGELEGLVDSGNHDVFAIDAGKFGNVGRFVKHSCSPNMYAQEVLYDHYDKKMPHIMFFATRNIPALHELTCNYNYKIDRVCDVNGNIKKKHCFCGSRNCKGRMY